The following are from one region of the Aequoribacter fuscus genome:
- a CDS encoding helix-turn-helix transcriptional regulator: MQQITYLTDRQIAERYGVSRCTPWRWAKAGDFPKPVHLSAGCTRWRADDIRLWEEKTRE, translated from the coding sequence ATGCAACAAATCACATATCTCACTGACCGCCAAATTGCTGAGCGATATGGCGTCTCTCGATGTACCCCTTGGCGTTGGGCCAAAGCAGGCGACTTCCCAAAACCCGTCCACTTATCCGCCGGCTGTACACGCTGGCGTGCTGATGATATCCGCTTATGGGAAGAAAAAACTCGCGAATAA
- a CDS encoding AAA family ATPase: MITLAPITSIASDDADVNSVELRSPSVEHRLTMYRELPVHPEAPKMILPRVIQYGATVLASYPGTGKTTAVTSLALVVAGAYKHANLSIMQPRHIVYLSEHPEQVEQILSALIAEGVVDNAVARERFHLVDTCRVQPLDLPPIARRWADDWTESLTRNGVTVDWPPWVVIDTAAATLHIENENDNAEWSAAISVWKQQCAGLPLLMVAHTSKAHKHGKAEDMTVRGASSIEGDVTQVIVLAKDETGDRYLEIAGPKHRFETDISAIRLASYLATVNTVNEFGEPVLTPTRYVELEPLTQDDRQERRKEQQEAEAIARKLQVAEELSKIIPSLWASKQLPIQTTLIDQCKSARLNFRKSDYATTFTDLSDDTLVHYDKYDLALLKPYLVELGFKSPPKNCAGIYLLRDTNPLAEAWERLQSDIGDDLNVPKEPEPLERREDEVTLSEGHEIGN; encoded by the coding sequence ATGATCACTCTTGCCCCTATTACTTCCATCGCGAGCGACGATGCTGATGTGAATTCTGTTGAGCTGCGGTCACCAAGCGTAGAGCACCGACTCACGATGTATCGCGAACTACCTGTGCATCCCGAAGCACCAAAAATGATCCTACCTCGGGTTATTCAGTACGGCGCCACCGTCCTTGCGAGCTACCCAGGCACCGGCAAAACCACGGCGGTAACGTCTCTGGCCCTTGTCGTCGCCGGTGCTTACAAGCACGCAAACCTCTCAATAATGCAACCGCGGCACATAGTCTATTTGTCCGAGCATCCAGAACAAGTTGAGCAGATTCTGAGTGCATTGATTGCTGAGGGAGTAGTTGACAACGCAGTTGCTAGAGAGCGATTTCATCTAGTAGATACATGCCGGGTCCAGCCCTTAGATCTACCTCCCATTGCGCGGAGGTGGGCAGATGACTGGACTGAATCTCTGACACGTAATGGCGTTACGGTCGATTGGCCACCGTGGGTAGTTATAGACACCGCCGCAGCGACGCTACACATAGAGAACGAAAACGACAATGCCGAGTGGAGCGCAGCCATAAGCGTATGGAAACAGCAATGCGCCGGCTTGCCTTTGCTGATGGTCGCTCACACGTCAAAAGCCCACAAACACGGTAAAGCCGAGGATATGACCGTACGTGGCGCCTCATCTATTGAAGGTGATGTCACCCAAGTAATCGTGTTGGCAAAAGATGAAACTGGCGACAGGTATCTCGAAATCGCCGGCCCAAAGCATCGCTTTGAAACTGATATCAGCGCCATTCGGCTGGCTAGCTATTTGGCAACCGTTAACACTGTTAATGAGTTCGGCGAGCCGGTTTTGACGCCGACTCGATATGTGGAGCTCGAACCACTGACGCAAGATGACCGGCAGGAACGGAGGAAAGAGCAGCAGGAAGCCGAGGCGATTGCTCGAAAGCTCCAGGTCGCCGAAGAGTTGAGTAAAATAATACCGAGTCTATGGGCATCCAAGCAGCTGCCAATTCAGACCACCCTAATTGATCAATGCAAAAGCGCTCGCCTTAATTTCCGCAAGTCTGATTATGCCACGACCTTCACCGATTTGAGCGATGATACGCTGGTTCATTACGACAAGTACGATCTTGCATTGTTAAAGCCCTACCTAGTGGAACTGGGTTTTAAGTCGCCACCAAAAAACTGTGCTGGCATCTACCTTCTTCGAGATACAAACCCTCTCGCGGAGGCATGGGAGCGGCTACAGAGCGATATCGGAGATGATTTAAACGTTCCCAAAGAGCCGGAACCTTTAGAGCGCCGAGAGGATGAAGTAACCTTATCTGAAGGCCATGAAATTGGTAATTAA
- a CDS encoding metallophosphoesterase: MSFLNLRKFGLFIAITFLVIVVHLGGSITKSLKTEKNEVSLKIEDLPFDRSYQIAVVGDLHITEDNKSLLELRYLIQTIKNSDPDLVLFLGDYIENPQFIKNLISHRKNVISILKSTIPFPSIFVMGNYESWSDPAIWRKEFATSNLDLLENETRIIETKKGTICIRGLGDSFTDRFTYVDYPAECGSLPKITITHDPEGAFHPKMRGLVLSGHTHCGQISLPLVGAIWVPSQAPRNATCGLYQDENITLYVTSGVGTSILPIRYGAQSEWDMVTLENSY; encoded by the coding sequence GTGAGTTTTTTGAATTTAAGAAAATTCGGTTTATTTATAGCAATTACCTTTTTGGTAATCGTAGTACATCTTGGGGGCTCGATAACAAAAAGTTTGAAGACCGAAAAAAATGAAGTTTCGTTGAAGATAGAAGACCTTCCGTTTGATAGAAGTTATCAGATTGCGGTGGTTGGCGATTTGCACATTACAGAGGACAACAAGTCTCTTTTGGAACTGAGATATCTAATTCAAACGATCAAAAATTCTGACCCTGACCTTGTCCTTTTCTTAGGCGATTACATTGAAAACCCTCAATTTATAAAAAACCTCATATCTCACCGAAAGAACGTCATAAGTATTCTAAAGTCAACAATACCTTTCCCATCGATATTTGTGATGGGTAATTATGAGAGTTGGTCAGATCCAGCTATATGGCGCAAAGAATTCGCCACCTCTAACCTAGACCTTTTGGAAAACGAAACACGGATCATTGAGACAAAAAAAGGCACTATCTGCATCAGAGGTTTAGGGGATAGTTTCACCGATAGATTTACGTATGTCGATTATCCTGCCGAATGTGGGAGTCTTCCAAAGATAACTATCACTCACGATCCAGAAGGGGCATTTCATCCTAAAATGAGGGGGTTAGTGCTCTCAGGGCATACTCACTGTGGTCAAATTAGTTTGCCGTTAGTTGGTGCGATCTGGGTTCCATCTCAAGCGCCCCGAAACGCAACCTGTGGACTTTATCAGGACGAAAATATAACTCTTTATGTGACATCAGGGGTGGGCACTAGTATTTTGCCTATTCGCTATGGCGCCCAGTCTGAATGGGATATGGTTACGTTAGAAAATTCATATTGA
- a CDS encoding HNH endonuclease: MVNILVRGQCSVTGYADKRFLIASHIKPWQAAEDGERLNDFNGSPLISNLDKAFDLGYISFASSGEILICSELEQPEKLGVSESSRITIRAQHQGFMEYHRSECFI; the protein is encoded by the coding sequence GTGGTAAATATTCTAGTCAGAGGCCAGTGCTCAGTGACGGGATATGCTGATAAACGCTTTTTGATTGCGTCGCATATCAAGCCCTGGCAAGCGGCAGAAGATGGCGAGCGGCTTAATGATTTTAATGGGTCACCGCTTATTTCAAATTTAGATAAAGCCTTTGATTTGGGCTACATCAGTTTTGCCAGTAGCGGCGAAATTCTAATTTGTAGCGAGTTAGAGCAGCCAGAGAAGTTGGGTGTTAGCGAGAGCTCTAGAATCACAATTCGCGCCCAGCACCAGGGTTTTATGGAGTATCACCGGTCAGAGTGTTTTATTTGA
- a CDS encoding DUF1819 family protein, whose protein sequence is MTKNYKIGFTRPALLREIVILAQLYTDHQDWQRVREEVIKENLLQTRTARSSEVLYGEMQKRLSLLNSEQIELIADDYEGDVRQLVWMSICKQYPFVGDFVLEIVAPAIASGRQSIDYDDYGYFFNAKAEWHQELEKVSEKTRSNARGAVFQMMRQCGLLTESNDLVPQMISAALQNCSSESDLALIPGAIRL, encoded by the coding sequence GTGACAAAAAATTACAAGATCGGCTTCACCCGTCCAGCTCTGTTAAGAGAAATAGTAATCCTGGCTCAGCTATATACCGATCATCAGGATTGGCAGCGAGTGCGTGAAGAGGTCATCAAAGAAAATTTGTTGCAGACACGCACAGCGCGCTCTTCAGAGGTTCTATATGGCGAGATGCAAAAAAGACTAAGTCTGCTGAATAGCGAGCAAATAGAGCTTATTGCTGATGACTATGAAGGCGACGTCCGGCAGCTGGTCTGGATGTCGATATGCAAACAGTATCCGTTTGTTGGCGATTTCGTGCTCGAAATCGTTGCGCCTGCAATAGCGTCGGGGCGACAGAGCATCGATTACGATGATTATGGGTACTTCTTCAATGCGAAGGCGGAGTGGCACCAAGAATTGGAAAAGGTGTCCGAAAAAACCCGCTCTAACGCGCGGGGCGCCGTTTTTCAGATGATGCGCCAGTGTGGTCTGCTCACTGAATCTAATGATTTGGTTCCTCAGATGATCTCTGCGGCCCTGCAAAACTGCTCATCAGAATCCGATCTAGCCTTAATACCAGGAGCGATTCGTTTATGA
- a CDS encoding DUF1788 domain-containing protein — MNQVSNSPTRLNTVSAKNLADSQAHLLTVVSSQRFLRNEGLNNEVPFHICPFEPEISEDMNHAIKQLRNELDDKGIGVLEVNLYDLVVEILKEEGDWEWLIENELTLSREELKEELQGILDTENVLIPAIVKKMKGSAFDVMFITGVGEVFPYIRSHNILNNLQRVAKEQPTLMFFPGKYQHSLASGASLRLFNKLQDDKYYRAFNILDRAN; from the coding sequence ATGAATCAGGTGTCCAATTCTCCGACCCGTTTAAATACCGTCTCAGCAAAGAATTTAGCGGATAGCCAGGCACACCTGCTAACTGTGGTCTCTAGTCAACGTTTCTTAAGGAACGAAGGCCTGAATAACGAAGTTCCGTTTCATATTTGCCCGTTTGAGCCTGAAATCAGCGAGGACATGAACCACGCAATCAAACAACTCAGAAATGAGCTCGACGATAAAGGCATCGGTGTTCTTGAGGTCAACCTGTATGATCTTGTGGTTGAAATTCTCAAAGAGGAGGGCGACTGGGAATGGCTGATAGAGAATGAGCTCACGCTATCTAGAGAGGAATTAAAAGAGGAGCTGCAGGGCATTCTGGATACCGAGAACGTGTTGATTCCCGCCATTGTGAAGAAGATGAAGGGTTCCGCTTTCGATGTCATGTTCATTACTGGGGTCGGTGAAGTATTCCCCTATATCCGATCTCACAACATCCTGAACAATTTACAGCGCGTTGCTAAAGAGCAGCCAACACTAATGTTCTTTCCGGGTAAGTATCAACATTCGCTGGCGAGCGGCGCGTCTTTGCGCCTGTTCAATAAGCTACAGGATGATAAATATTATCGTGCGTTCAATATTCTCGATCGAGCGAACTGA
- the brxC gene encoding BREX system P-loop protein BrxC — MLLEQLFNKPVDRAIEGVIKADDDVSLYVELDEYVITNEVSKRLDDFLDAYLNYAGANGVWVSGFFGSGKSHLLKMLALLLQNKPIEDTYYPLDLFLQKPPFNEGGMQAEDLKRAVAIPSESILFNIDQKADVISKDELDALIAVFVKVFDEHCGYYGKHPYIAQFERELDVDGQFDAFKTAFEKLAELDWESGRRRAKRMAQHIDTAYTEVTGTSVVDILDKYRDDYRLSIEDFAEQVNAYIESKGDTFRLNFFVDEVGQYIADNVKLMTNLQTVAESLATKCKGRSWVVVTAQQDISSVLGEGAHQSNDFTKIQARFNNKMPLNSQDVAEVIQRRLLAKKDEHINALSDLYHANENNFKTLFDFADGSTTYQNFKDREHFIQSYPFVPYQYLLFQAAIQGLSRHSAFQGKHSSVGERSMLGVFQQVAIGIKGHTLGDIATFDLMFEGIRTALKGSIQTSIHSAEKTLTNEFALRVLKALFLVKYVKAFKPTVRNICVLMQNNFNTSITALKADVEEALALLENQTLIQRNGDLYEFLTDEEQDVEAEIKNTEIDTQTVAGELEKLIFDGVIKNRKIRWDESGQDYAYTRKLDDVQSGREHELAINVITSFHDYRDAFDKHKTDTVYNDELRVVLPDSDRLIRDLMLLKKTEKYISHETRTTQQDSVKRILAEKAAQNGERATQLKALISSLMGKAVYFVGGKEIELAGEDGQTKVQRAFVELAKQTYPNLKMLRGKQYQESEISGILTQGEQGLFGDETSLPEAQQEMFSHIQSNHRGGIRTTVKLLLEKFERKPYGWSYAAVLCTLAHLCARGKIEVRESTNLLDDSELARALTNTNVQGNLILDPQIEFTQAQIKRLKTFFNDYFDKVAHATEAKALAKETQDAFANQKTELERLHLQADRYPFLRALTVVIDDLSELSTKPYQWFVTELTRDEDKWLDDYKDGLVDPIVSFMKGSNKAQLDEASRLLSDHKANLSYVQADELDAIKSAVVDPNIYKGKAIQTLISNIQSLKSKLDSVIADEKAAADARIDALEAKLTQYDGYLSLSDENKATVQARIDAAKQAISEQNLIAMIRDAVNNFENHQYSALLQQIEDWNTPVVPEPPVKPGNGDTPIDPPTPPVSPAPKVEIVGARDLSVAYAKPLLESEADIDAYLESYKQALVNTVKQGKKVRL; from the coding sequence ATGCTACTGGAACAGCTATTTAACAAACCCGTTGACCGCGCGATCGAAGGGGTTATCAAGGCCGATGACGATGTTAGCTTGTACGTTGAGCTGGATGAGTACGTCATCACCAATGAAGTATCTAAACGCCTCGATGATTTTTTAGATGCTTACCTGAACTACGCTGGTGCTAACGGTGTTTGGGTCTCAGGGTTCTTCGGTTCTGGTAAATCGCACTTGCTGAAAATGCTGGCGCTTCTGCTCCAGAACAAGCCGATCGAAGACACCTACTATCCGCTCGATCTCTTCCTGCAGAAGCCGCCGTTTAACGAGGGCGGCATGCAAGCTGAGGATCTTAAACGCGCTGTCGCCATTCCTTCTGAGAGCATTCTGTTCAACATCGACCAGAAAGCCGATGTCATATCCAAAGATGAGCTTGATGCGCTGATCGCGGTGTTCGTCAAGGTGTTCGATGAGCACTGTGGTTACTATGGCAAGCATCCCTACATCGCTCAGTTTGAGCGCGAACTGGACGTAGATGGTCAGTTTGATGCATTTAAAACAGCATTTGAAAAACTTGCAGAGCTAGATTGGGAATCAGGTCGACGTCGGGCAAAACGCATGGCGCAACACATTGATACCGCCTACACCGAGGTAACTGGCACATCCGTCGTGGATATTCTGGATAAGTACCGGGATGACTACCGTTTGTCCATCGAGGATTTTGCCGAGCAGGTCAATGCCTATATCGAGTCGAAAGGCGATACCTTCCGTCTGAACTTCTTCGTCGATGAAGTCGGTCAGTACATCGCCGATAACGTGAAGTTGATGACCAACTTGCAGACGGTCGCAGAATCCCTTGCAACAAAATGTAAGGGGCGCTCATGGGTTGTCGTCACCGCGCAGCAGGATATATCATCTGTGTTGGGCGAGGGTGCTCACCAGTCCAACGACTTCACCAAAATTCAGGCACGCTTCAACAATAAGATGCCACTGAATAGCCAAGATGTGGCCGAAGTCATTCAGCGACGTCTACTCGCGAAGAAAGATGAGCATATTAATGCGCTGTCTGATCTCTATCACGCCAATGAAAACAACTTTAAAACGCTGTTTGATTTTGCGGACGGATCGACCACCTACCAGAACTTCAAAGATCGAGAACACTTCATCCAGAGCTACCCCTTCGTTCCGTACCAGTATTTGTTGTTCCAGGCTGCTATCCAAGGGCTGTCTCGCCACAGTGCCTTCCAAGGTAAGCACAGCTCAGTCGGTGAACGCTCGATGCTGGGTGTTTTCCAGCAGGTCGCCATCGGGATCAAAGGCCATACGCTCGGTGATATTGCAACCTTTGATCTTATGTTCGAGGGTATTCGCACCGCGCTGAAAGGTTCGATTCAAACATCCATTCATAGTGCAGAGAAAACACTCACTAATGAATTCGCTCTGCGGGTGCTAAAGGCACTCTTCCTCGTTAAATACGTCAAAGCGTTTAAACCGACCGTGCGCAACATCTGTGTGTTGATGCAAAACAACTTCAACACGTCGATCACTGCACTGAAAGCCGATGTTGAAGAGGCGCTGGCCCTGCTCGAAAACCAGACCCTTATTCAGCGTAATGGTGATCTCTATGAGTTTTTGACGGATGAAGAGCAAGACGTTGAGGCTGAGATCAAGAACACCGAAATTGATACTCAGACCGTGGCGGGCGAACTGGAGAAGCTGATCTTTGATGGCGTCATCAAGAATCGTAAGATCCGTTGGGATGAGAGCGGGCAGGACTATGCGTACACCCGCAAACTGGATGATGTTCAAAGCGGGCGAGAGCATGAGCTGGCGATTAACGTCATCACTTCATTCCATGATTACCGTGATGCGTTCGATAAGCACAAGACTGATACCGTTTATAACGATGAGCTTCGTGTCGTACTGCCTGACAGTGATCGTTTGATTCGCGACCTGATGCTTCTGAAGAAGACTGAGAAGTACATCTCTCACGAGACACGCACCACACAGCAGGATTCAGTTAAACGGATCCTTGCTGAAAAAGCGGCCCAAAACGGCGAACGGGCGACACAGTTAAAAGCCCTGATCTCATCGTTGATGGGTAAAGCGGTCTACTTCGTTGGCGGCAAAGAGATTGAACTGGCCGGTGAAGACGGTCAAACAAAGGTCCAGCGCGCATTTGTCGAGCTGGCAAAGCAGACCTACCCGAACCTCAAAATGCTGCGTGGTAAGCAGTATCAAGAGAGTGAAATCTCCGGCATTTTGACGCAGGGCGAGCAGGGTTTGTTTGGTGATGAAACAAGCCTGCCAGAAGCGCAGCAAGAGATGTTCTCGCATATCCAGAGCAATCACCGTGGCGGTATCCGCACGACCGTTAAACTTCTACTGGAGAAGTTTGAGCGCAAGCCCTATGGATGGTCATACGCAGCGGTGCTTTGCACGCTGGCGCATCTGTGCGCCCGTGGCAAAATCGAAGTACGCGAATCGACCAACCTGCTAGACGACAGTGAACTGGCACGGGCGCTCACCAACACGAATGTGCAGGGTAATCTGATTCTCGACCCACAGATCGAGTTCACGCAGGCACAGATAAAACGCCTCAAGACGTTCTTCAATGATTACTTCGACAAAGTGGCTCACGCAACCGAAGCTAAAGCCTTGGCTAAAGAGACTCAGGACGCTTTTGCTAACCAGAAGACAGAGCTTGAGCGCCTCCACCTTCAGGCCGACCGATACCCGTTCCTTCGCGCGTTAACGGTGGTGATCGACGATCTATCCGAATTGTCGACTAAACCCTATCAGTGGTTCGTGACAGAACTGACTCGAGATGAAGACAAATGGCTAGACGACTACAAAGATGGTCTGGTTGATCCGATCGTCTCGTTCATGAAGGGTTCTAACAAAGCCCAGCTGGATGAAGCCTCCCGGCTTTTAAGCGATCACAAGGCCAATCTCAGCTACGTACAGGCCGATGAGCTTGATGCCATCAAATCTGCCGTGGTTGATCCCAATATTTACAAGGGTAAAGCGATTCAAACGCTGATTAGCAACATACAGTCGCTCAAATCCAAGTTGGATTCTGTGATCGCTGATGAGAAGGCCGCAGCGGATGCCAGAATCGATGCGCTCGAAGCCAAACTCACCCAGTACGACGGCTACCTCTCGCTGAGTGATGAGAACAAAGCGACGGTTCAGGCTCGGATCGATGCAGCAAAACAGGCGATTTCGGAACAAAACCTTATTGCGATGATCCGCGATGCCGTGAATAACTTTGAAAACCATCAGTACAGTGCGTTGCTGCAGCAGATCGAAGACTGGAATACGCCGGTTGTCCCCGAACCGCCAGTCAAGCCGGGCAATGGCGATACGCCTATTGATCCTCCTACACCACCCGTATCACCTGCTCCTAAGGTGGAAATCGTTGGCGCGCGTGATTTGTCGGTGGCTTACGCCAAACCCTTGTTGGAATCCGAGGCGGATATTGATGCCTATCTGGAAAGCTACAAGCAAGCTCTGGTCAACACCGTCAAACAAGGTAAAAAGGTGCGCCTTTAG
- the pglX gene encoding BREX-1 system adenine-specific DNA-methyltransferase PglX — protein sequence MDTSKLKKFAQAARQELLEQVGSKLAFVLKPESPARREYPAVVNELEKAMSAHGKAALIDQVAYTWFNRFCALRFMDVNGYNRVGVVSPAEGQVQPEILAEAKSGVLDDGQINAQTIEKIRGLLNGSIPSPDAQSEAYRLLIVGSCNALYDRMPYLFERIQDFTELLMPDDLLSDNSILTKMREVMTPESCTDVEIIGWLYQFYISEKKDEVFAGLKKNQKITAENIPAATQLFTPHWIVRYLVENSLGRLWMLNRPNSKLTEQMEYYIAPEEPESDFLKIGSPEEIKIADPAAGSGHMLTYAFDLLYAIYEEEGYDPNDIPGLILSNNLYGIEIDERAGALASFALEMKAAAKLGRRRFFRMDAKPNVCVLEDFTFTDSEMDDVMSIVGKDLYSADLRETLTQFEQAKNFGSLIVPKLKDPAETLRLIETKDLAGDMWLTEVHERLVRVLRMAEYLSPKYHVVVANPPYKKKGDLNGQLQSFLVEKFPDCFSDLYAAFIDRLNKLCRRHCLFAMIAMDSWLFGDDFTEMRIRLLSGAPFKQLAHLGPRAFDQIKGEVVQVASFVSQRHGDPSQVAQFFDLTDGQTSEEKASMLRKRHGKHLARGTDFSCLPRNVVAYFVSDHTRNAYAKGTPLKEIAEAFTGLQTGDNDRFIRCWPEVNSNSIANNNSYDVIGSDDHPWVRYIKGSDYRKWYGNGFLVLNWARNGQAVINHPSARPQNREHYFKPGLAYNTIAKKFSARRVYGGEVFDQKNSMFIAANDVSLDESLALLHSNSIVPLLRVVAAKDFGPGSMKLLPMPSDGIPLPAREITLQSVRLARADWDAYETSWDFSTLPLISHDHRGETLAERYASLRTHWQSMKDEMQRLEEENNRIFIEVYGLQDELSPEVPIEEITLTCNPAYRYGIKGTKEERETRLKADTMAEFLSYAVGCMFGRYSLDEPGLILANQGETLADYLARIPEPAFMPDDDNVIPLIDFEGDWFEDDISERFKQFLRVTFGDQHYAENVAFIEDALGKSIQKYFVKDFYNDHVQRYKKRPIYWLFSSPKGTFNALIYMHRYTSSTASVVLNEYLREFRTKLEARRDSNEQISISASSSQKEKTAALKMIDKLNKAIEEVNDYEREVLYPLAGQNIAIDLDDGVKHNYPLFGKALKKITGLS from the coding sequence GTGGATACGTCTAAGTTAAAAAAATTCGCACAAGCGGCGCGCCAAGAGTTACTTGAGCAGGTCGGCAGTAAACTCGCGTTTGTCTTAAAGCCCGAAAGTCCCGCTCGCCGTGAATATCCGGCGGTAGTGAATGAGCTCGAAAAGGCGATGTCGGCTCATGGTAAAGCGGCGCTGATCGATCAAGTGGCCTACACCTGGTTCAACCGTTTCTGTGCACTGCGATTCATGGATGTGAACGGTTACAACCGTGTGGGTGTCGTCTCACCGGCTGAGGGACAGGTGCAACCAGAGATCCTCGCTGAAGCTAAATCAGGTGTACTTGATGATGGTCAGATTAACGCTCAGACGATAGAGAAAATCCGCGGCCTGCTGAATGGCTCGATTCCAAGCCCAGATGCACAAAGCGAAGCGTACCGTCTACTCATCGTGGGTTCATGTAATGCGCTGTACGACCGTATGCCTTACCTGTTTGAGCGTATTCAGGACTTCACTGAGCTACTGATGCCCGATGATCTACTTTCGGATAACTCGATTCTGACGAAAATGCGCGAGGTGATGACGCCAGAATCCTGCACGGATGTTGAGATCATTGGTTGGCTGTATCAGTTTTACATTTCCGAAAAGAAAGACGAGGTGTTTGCAGGTCTCAAGAAGAACCAGAAGATTACCGCCGAGAACATTCCGGCGGCCACTCAGCTGTTCACGCCCCACTGGATTGTGCGCTATTTGGTTGAGAACTCTTTGGGCCGCCTCTGGATGCTGAATCGCCCCAATTCCAAGCTCACAGAGCAGATGGAATATTACATAGCACCGGAAGAACCTGAGTCAGATTTCCTAAAGATCGGCAGTCCTGAAGAGATCAAAATCGCCGATCCTGCAGCAGGCTCAGGCCACATGCTTACCTACGCGTTTGATCTGCTGTACGCGATCTACGAAGAGGAAGGCTATGACCCGAATGACATTCCGGGACTGATTCTGAGCAACAACCTGTACGGTATCGAGATTGATGAGCGCGCAGGGGCGTTAGCGTCTTTTGCGCTTGAGATGAAAGCCGCAGCAAAACTCGGTCGTCGGCGTTTCTTCCGTATGGATGCGAAGCCCAATGTTTGTGTGCTTGAAGATTTTACTTTCACAGACTCCGAGATGGATGATGTGATGTCCATCGTGGGTAAAGATCTTTACTCGGCAGACCTGCGCGAGACGCTGACTCAGTTTGAGCAAGCTAAAAACTTCGGCTCTCTCATTGTTCCAAAGCTCAAGGACCCCGCTGAAACACTCCGACTGATCGAGACAAAAGACCTCGCGGGCGATATGTGGTTGACCGAAGTACATGAGCGTTTGGTCAGAGTACTGCGCATGGCTGAGTATCTTTCGCCGAAATACCATGTGGTGGTAGCCAACCCACCATATAAGAAGAAAGGTGACCTTAACGGCCAGCTTCAGTCATTTCTTGTGGAGAAGTTTCCCGATTGTTTTTCGGACCTATATGCGGCATTTATTGACCGCCTGAATAAACTTTGCCGCAGGCATTGTCTCTTCGCAATGATCGCTATGGATAGCTGGTTATTTGGTGATGATTTCACAGAAATGCGCATACGCCTGCTCTCAGGAGCGCCTTTTAAACAGTTAGCGCACCTCGGCCCTCGTGCCTTTGACCAAATCAAAGGTGAGGTTGTACAGGTCGCAAGCTTCGTATCACAAAGGCATGGCGATCCAAGTCAGGTGGCTCAATTCTTCGACTTAACTGACGGCCAGACTTCCGAAGAGAAGGCGTCTATGCTTCGAAAACGGCATGGAAAACATCTGGCTAGAGGGACTGATTTTTCATGTTTGCCTCGAAATGTGGTCGCGTATTTTGTGTCAGATCATACTCGGAATGCTTACGCAAAAGGCACACCCCTAAAGGAGATTGCGGAGGCCTTCACTGGTTTGCAAACCGGTGACAATGATCGCTTTATTCGATGCTGGCCCGAAGTCAACAGTAATTCCATTGCAAACAATAATAGTTACGATGTTATAGGATCCGATGACCATCCTTGGGTCCGGTATATTAAAGGTAGTGATTACCGGAAATGGTACGGAAATGGCTTTCTCGTTCTGAATTGGGCGAGAAATGGACAAGCTGTAATCAACCATCCAAGTGCTCGACCTCAGAATCGAGAACACTACTTCAAGCCCGGATTAGCCTACAACACCATTGCCAAAAAGTTTTCGGCTCGACGTGTTTATGGTGGTGAGGTATTCGATCAAAAGAATTCAATGTTCATAGCGGCAAATGATGTGAGTCTCGATGAGTCTTTGGCACTTTTGCACTCCAATTCAATTGTTCCGTTGCTCCGCGTGGTTGCCGCTAAGGACTTTGGTCCCGGCAGCATGAAGCTTTTGCCAATGCCGTCAGATGGTATTCCATTACCTGCACGTGAAATTACGTTGCAATCTGTGAGACTGGCTCGCGCAGACTGGGACGCCTACGAAACCTCTTGGGATTTCAGCACGCTCCCGCTGATCTCGCACGATCATCGCGGAGAGACGCTTGCGGAGAGATATGCAAGCTTGCGCACCCATTGGCAGTCCATGAAGGACGAAATGCAGCGGCTGGAGGAAGAGAACAACCGCATCTTCATCGAAGTCTATGGCCTCCAAGACGAACTATCGCCCGAAGTCCCAATCGAAGAAATCACCCTCACCTGTAACCCAGCGTACCGTTATGGCATCAAAGGCACTAAAGAAGAACGTGAAACACGCCTGAAAGCGGACACTATGGCAGAGTTCTTGTCATATGCTGTGGGTTGTATGTTCGGGCGCTACTCATTGGATGAGCCGGGTCTGATCCTAGCCAACCAAGGTGAAACCCTCGCCGACTATTTAGCTCGTATACCTGAACCGGCGTTCATGCCGGACGATGATAACGTCATTCCACTGATCGACTTCGAGGGGGACTGGTTTGAGGACGATATCAGCGAGCGCTTTAAGCAGTTCCTACGGGTGACGTTTGGCGATCAGCACTATGCCGAGAACGTAGCCTTTATCGAAGATGCGTTGGGTAAGAGTATCCAAAAATACTTCGTTAAAGACTTTTATAACGACCATGTTCAACGTTACAAGAAGCGCCCAATCTACTGGTTGTTCTCAAGTCCGAAAGGCACGTTCAATGCGCTGATCTACATGCACCGCTACACGTCGTCAACGGCAAGTGTCGTGCTGAACGAGTATCTGCGTGAGTTCCGCACCAAGCTCGAAGCGCGTCGCGATAGCAACGAGCAAATCTCAATTAGCGCCAGCAGTTCTCAGAAAGAGAAGACCGCTGCACTGAAGATGATCGATAAGCTCAACAAAGCGATTGAAGAGGTGAACGACTACGAGCGTGAGGTACTTTATCCGTTGGCAGGTCAGAACATCGCCATCGATCTCGATGATGGTGTGAAACACAACTATCCCTTGTTCGGCAAAGCGCTGAAGAAGATCACAGGCTTGAGCTAA